Proteins from a single region of Sphingomonas sp.:
- a CDS encoding histidine kinase dimerization/phospho-acceptor domain-containing protein translates to MRFDDTLETVLAADLGSPQAAQSAWRQVVDLIGRRRAPADTRAMGVLRSIRARVPVAARAASARALEFADPPAPLVRLFAVDELSVALPVLRSARMNSADWIQLLPDLAPAGRAVLRNRRDLGPIVKRALEAFGPIDFVLPDESVKEVAEVMPVAPQEEVVTEPVALVEPVTETSAEPIALPEPVAEAPQAEPVEAPAFFAAEPMAEAELPGSVPEPVAIEAAPEPGLQPEPVMASSPLAHWSAVYSAMPAEAAPLIPAISDEVAESPAIEPAETVVSAAANAPNVEEIEDFSFVALAGTAAALPISTGFLADQSEVASAPVQSGTVEPAAPAEPIAPDAPELQVPPMEQGDLSVDEPLGDALDMLSDAAPGEAVADGGTFEIADVVARIDAFWRNREEHGPDPVPLADNFRFETDSKGVFRWVEGVSRAAIVGLSLDAQSGAGLPEASRVDGIAAGAFRRRAGFSNARLSIEGESDAAGDWQISGIPVFDPANGRFTGYRGTARRPRADERAEPMRAAAPSIPADSLRQLVHELRTPTNAIAGFAEMIESQMLGPVSDPYRGRAGEIRAQARELLGAIDDLDLAARIDSAALALVPGRVALRPVLAGIADDLAPLAALRGSILALPIDDLAVTGDRRAVERLLARLLATLVSASGPGERIGVNMAQASDAMIAITIDRPRALTDYPGDSVLGIDDEREDATLLGTGFALRLARNLARELGGALVIESENLTLRLPASENASVGQAHLN, encoded by the coding sequence TTGCGCTTCGACGATACTCTGGAGACTGTGCTGGCCGCCGATCTGGGCTCTCCCCAGGCTGCTCAATCCGCATGGCGTCAGGTGGTCGATCTGATCGGCCGCAGGCGTGCGCCAGCCGATACCCGCGCGATGGGCGTGCTGCGCTCGATTCGGGCGCGGGTCCCGGTCGCGGCACGCGCCGCCAGCGCCCGCGCGCTCGAATTCGCCGATCCGCCGGCGCCGCTGGTCCGGCTCTTCGCCGTGGATGAACTCAGCGTCGCGCTGCCGGTGCTTCGCAGTGCCCGGATGAATTCGGCGGACTGGATCCAGTTGCTGCCCGATCTCGCTCCCGCCGGCCGCGCGGTGCTTCGCAATCGCCGCGATCTGGGGCCGATCGTCAAACGGGCGCTCGAAGCCTTTGGCCCGATCGATTTCGTACTGCCCGATGAGAGCGTGAAGGAAGTCGCTGAAGTCATGCCGGTGGCGCCGCAGGAGGAAGTCGTGACCGAGCCTGTCGCCCTGGTTGAGCCGGTGACCGAAACCTCCGCCGAACCGATCGCGCTGCCGGAGCCTGTCGCCGAAGCGCCGCAGGCCGAACCCGTCGAGGCGCCCGCGTTCTTCGCGGCCGAACCGATGGCGGAAGCGGAACTGCCCGGGTCCGTACCGGAACCGGTAGCGATCGAGGCCGCGCCCGAGCCTGGTCTCCAGCCCGAACCGGTCATGGCTTCGTCGCCGCTTGCCCATTGGAGCGCGGTTTATTCGGCGATGCCCGCTGAAGCCGCTCCGCTTATTCCCGCCATTTCGGACGAAGTCGCGGAGTCGCCCGCCATCGAACCCGCCGAAACGGTTGTTTCTGCCGCCGCAAATGCGCCAAATGTCGAGGAGATAGAGGATTTCTCGTTCGTCGCCCTCGCCGGCACCGCCGCGGCATTGCCGATTTCCACAGGCTTTTTAGCTGACCAGAGCGAAGTTGCTTCGGCTCCGGTCCAAAGCGGGACAGTCGAGCCAGCGGCACCCGCCGAACCGATTGCGCCGGACGCGCCCGAGTTACAGGTTCCGCCCATGGAGCAGGGGGATCTGTCTGTGGACGAGCCGTTGGGCGACGCACTCGATATGTTGAGCGACGCCGCACCGGGCGAGGCTGTAGCGGATGGCGGCACGTTCGAGATCGCCGATGTCGTCGCCCGGATCGACGCATTCTGGCGCAATCGCGAAGAGCATGGCCCGGATCCGGTTCCGCTTGCCGATAATTTCCGTTTCGAAACCGATTCGAAGGGTGTTTTCCGCTGGGTCGAGGGCGTCAGCCGCGCCGCGATCGTCGGGCTGTCGCTCGATGCCCAGTCCGGAGCGGGCCTGCCCGAAGCATCGCGTGTCGATGGCATCGCCGCCGGGGCATTTCGCCGCCGCGCCGGGTTTTCGAACGCGCGCCTGTCGATCGAAGGCGAATCGGATGCCGCTGGCGACTGGCAGATTTCGGGAATCCCGGTGTTCGATCCCGCCAATGGCCGCTTCACCGGCTATCGCGGCACCGCGCGCCGCCCGCGCGCCGATGAGCGCGCCGAACCGATGCGCGCGGCCGCGCCGTCGATCCCCGCCGATTCGCTGCGCCAGCTCGTCCACGAACTGCGCACCCCGACCAACGCCATCGCCGGCTTTGCCGAGATGATCGAGAGCCAGATGCTGGGGCCGGTCAGCGATCCCTATCGCGGCCGCGCCGGAGAGATCCGCGCCCAGGCGCGCGAATTGCTGGGAGCGATCGACGACCTCGATCTTGCCGCCCGTATCGACAGCGCCGCGCTGGCGCTGGTTCCGGGCCGTGTCGCGCTGCGTCCGGTGCTGGCCGGCATCGCCGACGATCTCGCGCCGCTCGCCGCGCTGCGCGGCTCGATCCTGGCGCTGCCGATCGACGATCTCGCGGTCACCGGCGATCGCCGCGCGGTTGAGCGCCTGCTCGCGCGCCTGCTCGCCACGCTGGTTTCCGCCAGTGGCCCCGGCGAGCGCATCGGCGTCAATATGGCGCAGGCAAGCGACGCCATGATAGCGATCACCATCGATCGCCCGCGCGCGCTGACGGATTATCCCGGCGATTCGGTGCTCGGCATCGATGACGAGCGTGAGGATGCGACGCTGCTCGGCACCGGCTTCGCGCTTCGTCTCGCGCGCAATCTCGCCCGCGAGCTGGGCGGCGCGCTGGTGATCGAGTCCGAGAACTTGACTTTGCGCCTCCCGGCCTCCGAAAACGCATCTGTGGGTCAAGCGCACTTAAACTAA
- a CDS encoding polysaccharide deacetylase family protein, whose product MIFVDTEEEFDWSKPFDRASRGTSHMRAIPGAHAYFAAHHVPLNYLVDHPIATSPEAIAVLGRIIEDGRSTIGTQLHPWVNPPFEEEVNGFNSFTGNLPLALQEAKLAALTEAITTAFGKRPIAYRAGRYGIGSHTLELLATLGYRVDTSMRSGYDYSREGGPDFSAVPNHAFRAGTMLELPLTTVFTGWGRRGGAGLHRAMGMLPRGHGIAARSGMLSRVALTPEDMPLHEAKEAVRIAVGEGLRLLNFAFHSPSVEPGHTPYVRDAADLKAFFGWWGEIFALLASLGVRPASLDQVIAAAE is encoded by the coding sequence GTGATCTTCGTCGATACCGAGGAAGAGTTCGACTGGAGCAAGCCTTTCGACCGGGCGTCGCGCGGCACCAGCCACATGCGGGCGATACCGGGAGCACATGCATATTTCGCCGCGCACCATGTTCCGCTCAACTATCTCGTCGATCATCCGATCGCGACTTCGCCCGAGGCGATCGCGGTGCTGGGCAGGATCATCGAGGACGGGCGCTCGACGATCGGCACCCAATTGCACCCTTGGGTCAATCCGCCGTTCGAAGAAGAGGTGAATGGTTTCAACAGTTTCACCGGAAATCTTCCGCTGGCCTTGCAGGAGGCCAAGCTTGCCGCGCTGACCGAAGCGATCACTACCGCTTTCGGCAAGCGTCCGATCGCTTATCGTGCCGGACGCTACGGCATCGGCTCGCACACGCTCGAGCTGCTCGCGACGCTGGGCTACCGCGTCGATACGTCGATGCGCTCCGGCTATGACTATTCACGCGAGGGCGGGCCCGATTTCTCGGCCGTTCCCAACCACGCCTTTCGCGCCGGCACGATGCTCGAACTGCCGCTGACCACGGTGTTCACCGGCTGGGGCCGGCGTGGCGGGGCGGGGCTGCACCGGGCGATGGGCATGCTGCCCAGGGGGCACGGCATCGCCGCGCGTTCCGGAATGCTCTCGCGGGTCGCGCTCACACCGGAGGATATGCCGCTCCACGAAGCCAAGGAGGCGGTGCGCATCGCGGTGGGCGAGGGGCTGCGGCTGCTCAACTTCGCTTTCCATTCGCCCTCGGTCGAGCCGGGGCATACGCCCTATGTACGCGATGCGGCGGATCTGAAGGCGTTCTTCGGCTGGTGGGGCGAGATCTTCGCGCTGCTGGCGTCGCTGGGGGTGCGGCCGGCATCGCTCGATCAGGTGATCGCCGCCGCCGAATGA